The nucleotide window GAGATTTTGACACATTTGGAGATCAGTGAATGTATCATTGTTACCACTAAGATGGACAAAGTTGAAGCGGAAATGAAAGAACTGCTAAGAGAGGACATCAAGAGCAATACGAAAGACACTATTTTTGAAGACGCACCACTCTTTGAAGTTGATTCACTTTCAATGAGTGGTATTTTTGAGTTGAAAGAATATTTACTATCTAAAATCAATGAATTGCCGACTAAATCTGCAAACGGTGTATTCCGTTTACCGATCGACCAAGTATTTCAAGTTCACGGGGTGGGTACGGTCGTTCGAGGAACAGTTTTTGAAGGTACTGTATCGATGAATGATCAGTTGACTCTTTATCCTAGCCAAAAAAAGGTACAAGTCAGGAATATACAACAATTCAATCAATCCGTTGAACGTTCTTATGCAGGGAACCGAACGGCACTAGCTCTAAAAGGGGTTCAGGTAAAAGAAATTGAACGTGGTGATGTGTTAACTGATGTTGATAACCAAAGAGTTACGAACAGAATCGATGTAAAATTAAACAGTAGCCCACATTTAAAAAATGATATTAAACAAAGGGCGCCTATCAAGTTCCATACAGGTACAAGTGAAACGTACGGTAGAATCATATTTTTTGATAGGAATGTCCTTAATGAACCCAGAGAAACGCTTTACGCTCAAATTGAGCTAAACGAAGAAATTTATTGTTCCAGAGGGGACCGGTTCATTTTAAGAAGAGCGACTCCTGTGGAAACCATCGGTGGAGGAGAAATTGTTAATCCGACAGCTGAGAAACATCGGTTTGGTAAACAGACTTCTTTGCAGATTGAGGAGGAATCGAAGGCCACGCCTGAAGAAGTTCTTCTTCACGAACTACGAGAACAACCTGGCTCAGATATCAAAGCTTTAGAAGAAAAGTTAAGCTTACCTATTGATGAATTAAAATCTTTATTGGAGAAACTTCAAACCGACGGAAGCATAGTTGAGGTGAAGGAAAAATACTTCACTGTGAGCTGGATTGGTCAGAGAAAACAATATTTGCAACAACAATTAACGGAAGCGCATAAAATATACATGATGCGTCCGGGATTACCGAAGTCTGAAGTCGTTCAGCGCTTATCATTGACCAAGAATGCAAGTCTTGCAATCATAGATTACTTGTTAGATGAAAACTTTCTTAAAAGTGATGGTCAATATGTGGCCTTACCTAATTTCAAACCTGAAGTGCCAGAAGAATATGCTAAAAGGGTAGAAACAGGACTAGATCAGCTTAAAAAGGACGGCTTGAAGGTCGAATCAATTGATCGATACTTTGCTCAAAAAGATGAGACGATTCGTACTGAAATTATTAAATACTTAATAAGAAACCAAGATCTAATAGAACTTGATAACAACTTGTATTTGCATAAAGATAATTATTTGCAAGCCATACAAGGTTTAAAAAATAATACAGATGAATCATTTGAAACCAGTGATGCTAAGGATTATTTGGGCGTTTCAAGAAAATATCTGATTCCGTTATTAGACCGAATGGATGAAGAGGGATATACGAGAAGGGAAGAATCCAAGCGATATTGGTTGAAATAAGAAAGCTAGAAAAAGCCATGGAGGATAAAATGCACTTTGGCTGCAAGCTTTCTTCATGAATTTTGACAAAAACAAAACTGAGCCTTGAACGGAATACTATTAACCAGTTCAAAGCTCAGTTTTTATAATTTAGATATCAAAATAGACGAATTGAGCCTATTTTATGTTTAAAGCATGGGATTTCCTATCTTCTACTTGTCCTATTATCGAAGCTTGGTAACCCTTAACAGATTCAAATTCTTTGATGTACTCAGCAGCTTGATCGTGAGGCATTGATAGTAACAATCCTCCTGAAGTTATAGCATCAGAAAGTAATAATTGATCTTCTTCAGTAAGTGAATCTTCAAAGTTCACTTTAGACTCGATCCACTTGAGGTTTTCTTTAGTTCCTCCTGGGACCGCGCCTTGTGCTAATAAATCTCTAGTGCCTTTTATGACAGGAACATCTTTTGAATGGATAGTTAATGTTTGATTACTACCTTCAGCGATCTCAAGAGCATGTCCGAGTAATCCGAAACCAGTCACATCTGTAACTGCGTGGACTGGATACTTTTTGAAAAGTTCAGCAGCTCGTTTATTAAGCTGTAGCATCCAATCAATTGCTTCTTGGGCCGTTTCTTCTCTTGCTAAACCTTTCTTGATGGCCGTCGTGATGATGCCAATGCCAATCGGTTTGGTTAGGACTAAGGCATCTCCAGTTTTAGCCCCTTGATTCGTGTAAATGCGATCAGGGTGAGCGACACCTGTTACTGATAAACCGAATTTAGGTTCATCGTCGTCAATCGAATGTCCGCCAATAGTTGAACCGCCTGACTCGTGAATTTTGTCTTCGGCTCCTTGAAGGATCTGCGATAAAATATCCGCGCCGTATTTCTTTACAGAGAATCCGACAATATTTAAAGCAGTCTTCACTTCAGCACCCATGGCATATATATCACTGACAGCATTAGAAGCGGCTATCTGACCAAAAAGGTAAGGGTCATCGACAATCGGCGTGAAGTAATCGACACTTTGAACCAATGCGATGTCATCTGTCAGTTGATAAACTCCAGCGTCATCTGAGGTATTCTGACTAAAAAGTACTTGTTCGTCTCTTTCATGTGTTTGTACTTGACTCAAAACTTGAGTCAGTTCGCTTGCAGCGAGTTTGCATCCTCAACCAGCTTTCGATGAAAGGGATGTCAATCGTATGATTTCATCTTTATCTCTATTCAAAGGTGTCACCTCCTTATGTCTAATTTCATTATACCGAACAATCGAATAACATGAAATGACTGAAAATAGTTGAAATTTGACAAACTATTTAATACTCTAAAGAGTGTAAACACATAAGGGGGTAATTTTATGAGTTATAAAGTTTCTGTCGAGTTTTGCATGCAGTGAAACTACGCACCAAAAGCTGCGAGTTTCGCAGATGAGTTATTTTCACATTTTCGCCATGACATCACTGAAATGACATTGGTTCCTTCAGGTGGAGGAGCGTTTGAAGTGATCGTCAACGGAGATAAGCTATATTCTAAAAAGGATACTGGAGTATTCCCAGAATCAGAAGATATCATCAAAAAAATGGAATCTTAATTTAAAAAGGCGTGCATGGAGACATGCGCGCCATAATAATGATTGATTCATTTTCTAGATGGTGTTCAATCCTATCATTTTCCATGAGGTGAAATCATGAGTCGTGAATCTTTAAGAAAAATTCCACCCGTTCATCAAATTCTCTCTTCAAAAAAATTGACAACTTTTGCCCAGGATCAACACTTACCTCAGCAATTATTGAAGTCCTCTGTTCAAAAAGTAGTTGACGAGTTACGCCAAGAACTAATCAAAAAAACTGGTGATGAATTGAATACTGATGATTTCGAGAGCTTAATCACAGATCGTGTGATTGTAAAAGTGAATGATTACTTTTCTCCAAATCTTAAAAGAGTAATCAATGCCACTGGGACGGTTTTACATACGAATTTAGGTCGAGCACGGCTTGCAGAGCAGGCAGTCTCACGTGTTACAGATGTCGCTCGCAACTATAGTACTCTCGAATATGATCAGTCGAGAGGGAAGCGAGGTTCCAGACATCGTCTTGTTGAGGATTATATTTGTGAATTGACTGGTGCTGAAGCAGCGATCGTCGTGAATAACAACGCTGCTAGTGTATATATGGTTTTATCAGCTTTTTCAAAAGGGTATGAAGCAATCGTATCTAGAGGAGAATTAGTAGAGATTGGTGGAAGTTTCAGAGTTTCATCGATCATGGAAGAGAGCGGCACAAGTTTAAGAGAAGTAGGTACAACAAATAAAACGCACCTTTCTGATTATGAGCAAGCAATCAGTGATAAGACGAAGATGTTAATGAAAGTCCATACAAGTAATTTTCACATGATAGGTTTCACAGAAGAAGTCGATCGAAAAGAATTGTCTGCCTTAGCCAAACGTGAAGGAATTCTATATTTTGAAGACCTCGGTAGTGGTATGCTTTATGACCTAACTTCTTGCGGCATTGGTAGTGAACCATTAGTAAAAGAAGTAGCGGAGCATGCGGATCTTGTTTCGTTTAGTGCTGATAAACTTCTGGGAGGTCCACAAGCGGGGATCATTGCAGGAAAAAAGCACCTTATTGATCAATTGAAAAAACACCAGTTAGCTCGTGTACTCCGGATTGATAAGATGAGTTATGCAGCCTTAGAAGAGACACTTAAATTAACATTAAAAGACAGTGAAACATCTAAAAAAGAGATTCCGACATTGCGTGATATTTTGCAGACTCAAGCACAAATCAAGAATCGTGTGGAAATATTCTTAAATGATCTACCATCTAGTACAGATATGGAGGTAACTCCGGTTGAACTTCAGTCGCAAGTAGGTGGAGGGACTTTGCCAGAAGTTGTCCTTGATTCTTACGGTGTATCTTTACGTGTGAAGAATAAGATTGCAGAAAAATTGGCAACTGAATTGCGTAGTGCGCATATACCCATTGTTTCACGTATTGATCACGAATCTGTCTTGCTGGACTTTCGTACAATTGATATTTCGGAAGAAAGAGATTTGAAACAAGCTATAAAAACAATAATGGAAACCTTATAAATAGATTTCATGGCAAAAAGTCGTTCAATCGTTTTACTTATAAGGCTTTTTCATATAAAATATATAAGGGCAGAAAATAGTATATGTTTCTGTATAAACCGACAATTTGAAGAAACATAAACGTACATATTCCATGAGGGGGTAAATCTAATGACAGCTAAAAATGCTTTTAACGCCAAGAAACAGTTTGAGCAAAATGGCAAAACGTACAATTATTATCACCTGAAAGCATTAGAAGAGCAGGGAATCGGTAAAATTTCTCGTTTACCTTATTCTATCCGTGTGCTTTTAGAATCAGTCTTACGTCAACATGACGGACATGTCATCAAAGATGAACACATTGAAAAATTAGCGAAGTGGGGCCAAGGGGATAGCACTGACGTTCCTTTCAAACCTTCAAGAGTAATCTTACAAGACTTCACAGGGGTTCCAGCAGTAGTAGACTTAGCTTCTTTAAGAAAAGCTATGGTTGATATGGGCGGTACTCCAGAATCTATTAATCCAGAAGTACCTGTAGACTTGGTTATCGACCACTCTGTACAGGTAGATAAATATGGTACTCCTGATGCTTTACGTCTAAACATGGAAATGGAATTCGAACGTAATAAAGAGCGTTATGAATTTCTACATTGGGCACAAAAAGCGTTCAATAACTACCAAGCGGTTCCACCTGCAACAGGTATCGTTCACCAGGTAAACTTAGAGTACCTAGCGAACGTGGTACATGCAGTTGAAAACGACGAAGGCACTTACGATGCTTTCCCAGATACTCTAGTTGGTACTGACTCTCATACGACCATGATCAACGGTCTTGGTGTACTTGGTTGGGGTGTTGGTGGTATCGAAGCTGAAGCAGGTATGCTAGGTCAGCCTTCTTACTTCCCAGCTCCAGAAGTTATCGGTGTCAAATTAGTAGGTAGCTTCCCAGAAGCGACAACAG belongs to Halalkalibacillus sediminis and includes:
- the selB gene encoding selenocysteine-specific translation elongation factor — protein: MDKKYYTIGMAGHIDHGKTELTKALTGIDTDRLKEEKERKISIELGYAPLVDNDEYSISIIDVPGHEKFIRQMIAGVAGIDITILVIAGDEGVMPQTIEHLEILTHLEISECIIVTTKMDKVEAEMKELLREDIKSNTKDTIFEDAPLFEVDSLSMSGIFELKEYLLSKINELPTKSANGVFRLPIDQVFQVHGVGTVVRGTVFEGTVSMNDQLTLYPSQKKVQVRNIQQFNQSVERSYAGNRTALALKGVQVKEIERGDVLTDVDNQRVTNRIDVKLNSSPHLKNDIKQRAPIKFHTGTSETYGRIIFFDRNVLNEPRETLYAQIELNEEIYCSRGDRFILRRATPVETIGGGEIVNPTAEKHRFGKQTSLQIEEESKATPEEVLLHELREQPGSDIKALEEKLSLPIDELKSLLEKLQTDGSIVEVKEKYFTVSWIGQRKQYLQQQLTEAHKIYMMRPGLPKSEVVQRLSLTKNASLAIIDYLLDENFLKSDGQYVALPNFKPEVPEEYAKRVETGLDQLKKDGLKVESIDRYFAQKDETIRTEIIKYLIRNQDLIELDNNLYLHKDNYLQAIQGLKNNTDESFETSDAKDYLGVSRKYLIPLLDRMDEEGYTRREESKRYWLK
- the selD gene encoding selenide, water dikinase SelD, which codes for MNRDKDEIIRLTSLSSKAGUGCKLAASELTQVLSQVQTHERDEQVLFSQNTSDDAGVYQLTDDIALVQSVDYFTPIVDDPYLFGQIAASNAVSDIYAMGAEVKTALNIVGFSVKKYGADILSQILQGAEDKIHESGGSTIGGHSIDDDEPKFGLSVTGVAHPDRIYTNQGAKTGDALVLTKPIGIGIITTAIKKGLAREETAQEAIDWMLQLNKRAAELFKKYPVHAVTDVTGFGLLGHALEIAEGSNQTLTIHSKDVPVIKGTRDLLAQGAVPGGTKENLKWIESKVNFEDSLTEEDQLLLSDAITSGGLLLSMPHDQAAEYIKEFESVKGYQASIIGQVEDRKSHALNIK
- the selA gene encoding L-seryl-tRNA(Sec) selenium transferase, translated to MSRESLRKIPPVHQILSSKKLTTFAQDQHLPQQLLKSSVQKVVDELRQELIKKTGDELNTDDFESLITDRVIVKVNDYFSPNLKRVINATGTVLHTNLGRARLAEQAVSRVTDVARNYSTLEYDQSRGKRGSRHRLVEDYICELTGAEAAIVVNNNAASVYMVLSAFSKGYEAIVSRGELVEIGGSFRVSSIMEESGTSLREVGTTNKTHLSDYEQAISDKTKMLMKVHTSNFHMIGFTEEVDRKELSALAKREGILYFEDLGSGMLYDLTSCGIGSEPLVKEVAEHADLVSFSADKLLGGPQAGIIAGKKHLIDQLKKHQLARVLRIDKMSYAALEETLKLTLKDSETSKKEIPTLRDILQTQAQIKNRVEIFLNDLPSSTDMEVTPVELQSQVGGGTLPEVVLDSYGVSLRVKNKIAEKLATELRSAHIPIVSRIDHESVLLDFRTIDISEERDLKQAIKTIMETL